The nucleotide sequence GACGCCTTCCTTCTGCCATGCGGCGAAGTAGCCGTAGACCGTCTCCCACGGAGCGAAGTCGTGCGGCAGGTACCGCCAGGGGATGCCGGTGCGGTCGACGTAGAGGATGGCGTCCATGATGCGGCGCAGGTCGTGCTCGGGCGGGCGGCCGATGCCCAGGCTCCTGCCTCTCCGCTCGGCCCGCCGGGCGGAGAGCGTGGGTCCGATCAGTTCCCAGCGCGCATCGGACAGGGCGCCGGGATACGGGCGCTGTCGCGTCATGTTTCGGTAGTAGCGTCAGGCGCGGCACCGCCCCAGGGCGCAAACGGCGGC is from Streptomyces hygroscopicus and encodes:
- a CDS encoding transposase, whose translation is MTRQRPYPGALSDARWELIGPTLSARRAERRGRSLGIGRPPEHDLRRIMDAILYVDRTGIPWRYLPHDFAPWETVYGYFAAWQKEGVFGQLNGLLRRLAREAEGRDAEPTPACRTRRASKPPPTCPQPARVSTRARRSQAVSATSASTPSGCCWPSG